Proteins encoded by one window of Acinonyx jubatus isolate Ajub_Pintada_27869175 chromosome X, VMU_Ajub_asm_v1.0, whole genome shotgun sequence:
- the CDK16 gene encoding cyclin-dependent kinase 16 isoform X3 — protein MAVAMDRMKKIKRQLSMTLRGGRGVDKTNGAPEQIGLDESGGGGGNDLGEVPTRAAPGEPRSGRGPLSSAPEIVHEDLKMGSDGESDQASATSSDEVQSPVRVRMRNHPPRKISTEDINKRLSLPADIRLPEGYLEKLTLNSPIFDKPLSRRLRRVSLSEIGFGKLETYIKLDKLGEGTYATVYKGKSKLTDNLVALKEIRLEHEEGAPCTAIREVSLLKDLKHANIVTLHDIIHTEKSLTLVFEYLDKDLKQYLDDCGNVINMHNVKLFLFQLLRGLAYCHRQKVLHRDLKPQNLLINERGELKLADFGLARAKSIPTKTYSNEVVTLWYRPPDILLGSTDYSTQIDMWGVGCIFYEMATGRPLFPGSTVEEQLHFIFRILGTPTEETWPGILSNEEFKTYNYPKYRAEALLSHAPRSSCPCGRLDSDGADLLTKLLQFEGRNRISAEDAMKHPFFLSLGERIHKLPDTTSIFALKEIQLQKEAGLRSSSMPDSGRPAFRVVDTEF, from the exons ATGGCG GTCGCCATGGATCGGATGAAGAAGATCAAGCGGCAGCTGTCAATGACACTCCGAGGGGGCCGAGGTGTGGACAAGACCAATGGTGCCCCTGAACAGATAGGCCTGGATGAGAGTGGGGGTGGTGGCGGCAATGACCTCGGAGAGGTACCCACTCGTGCCGCTCCTGGGGAACCTCGCTCTGGACGGGGCCCTCTCAGTTCTGCACCAG AAATTGTACACGAGGACTTGAAGATGGGGTCTGATGGGGAAAGTGACCAGGCTTCAGCCACGTCCTCCGATGAGGTGCAGTCGCCAGTGAGGGTGCGCATGCGCAACCATCCCCCACGCAAGATCTCCACTGAG GACATCAACAAGCGCCTATCACTACCAGCCGACATCCGGCTGCCTGAGGGCTACCTTGAGAAGCTGACCCTCAATAGCCCCATCTTCGACAAGCCCCTCAGCCGCCGCCTCCGCCGTGTCAGCCTG TCTGAGATTGGCTTTGGGAAACTGGAGACCTACATCAAGCTAGACAAGCTGGGAGAG GGTACCTATGCCACCGTCTACAAAGGCAAAAGCAAGCTCACGGACAACCTTGTGGCACTCAAGGAGATCAGACTGGAACACGAAGAAGGGGCACCCTGCACCGCCATCCGGGAAG TGTCCCTGCTCAAGGACCTCAAACATGCCAACATCGTCACGCTACATGACATTATCCACACGGAGAAGTCCCTCACCCTTGTCTTTGAGTACCTG GACAAGGACCTGAAGCAGTACCTGGATGACTGTGGGAACGTCATCAACATGCACAACGTGAAA CTGTTCCTGTTCCAGCTGCTTCGTGGCCTGGCCTACTGCCACCGGCAGAAGGTGCTACACCGAGACCTCAAGCCCCAAAACCTGCTCATCAACGAGAGAGGAGAGCTCAAGCTGGCCGACTTTG GCCTGGCCCGGGCCAAGTCAATTCCAACGAAGACCTACTCCAATGAGGTGGTGACACTGTGGTACCGGCCCCCCGACATCCTGCTTGGGTCCACGGACTACTCTACCCAGATTGACATGTG GGGTGTGGGCTGCATCTTCTATGAGATGGCCACAGGCCGGCCCCTCTTCCCAGGCTCCACGGTGGAGGAACAGCTGCATTTCATCTTCCGTATCTTAG GAACCCCAACTGAGGAGACGTGGCCAGGCATTCTGTCCAACGAAGAATTTAAGACATACAACTACCCCAAGTATCGAGCTGAGGCCCTTTTGAGCCATGCACCCCG ATCCTCTTGTCCTTGCGGTAGACTTGACAGCGACGGGGCTGACCTCCTCACTAAGCTGCTGCAG TTTGAAGGTCGCAATCGGATCTCCGCAGAGGATGCCATGAAACATCCATTCTTCCTCAGTCTGGGGGAGCGGATCCACAAACTTCCTGACA CTACTTCCATATTTGCACTAAAGGAGATCCAGCTACAAAAGGAGGCCGGCCTTCGGTCTTCGTCAATGCCTGACTCAG GCAGGCCAGCTTTCCGCGTGGTGGACACCGAGTTCTAA
- the CDK16 gene encoding cyclin-dependent kinase 16 isoform X1 — MVAGHAAKVLVAVGSILPRQLGVMWGWCRRNMPFYGRARGRISGPAVLGKPRAPSTDGYTSAAAPENACCEGLCSHSEAAPIWASTSPVGPLPSASHPGLNTQVAMDRMKKIKRQLSMTLRGGRGVDKTNGAPEQIGLDESGGGGGNDLGEVPTRAAPGEPRSGRGPLSSAPEIVHEDLKMGSDGESDQASATSSDEVQSPVRVRMRNHPPRKISTEDINKRLSLPADIRLPEGYLEKLTLNSPIFDKPLSRRLRRVSLSEIGFGKLETYIKLDKLGEGTYATVYKGKSKLTDNLVALKEIRLEHEEGAPCTAIREVSLLKDLKHANIVTLHDIIHTEKSLTLVFEYLDKDLKQYLDDCGNVINMHNVKLFLFQLLRGLAYCHRQKVLHRDLKPQNLLINERGELKLADFGLARAKSIPTKTYSNEVVTLWYRPPDILLGSTDYSTQIDMWGVGCIFYEMATGRPLFPGSTVEEQLHFIFRILGTPTEETWPGILSNEEFKTYNYPKYRAEALLSHAPRSSCPCGRLDSDGADLLTKLLQFEGRNRISAEDAMKHPFFLSLGERIHKLPDTTSIFALKEIQLQKEAGLRSSSMPDSGRPAFRVVDTEF, encoded by the exons ATGGTTGCTGGGCACGCCGCGAAGGTCCTTGTGGCTGTGGGGAGCATTCTGCCTAGGCAGTTGGGGGTTATGTGGGGCTGGTGCCGGCGGAATATGCCATTCTACGGGCGTGCCCGGGGCCGTATCAGTGGCCCCGCGGTCCTGGGCAAACCCCGAGCCCCATCTACAGATGGGTACACCTCTGCCGCCGCACCTGAAAATGCCTGCTGTGAAGGCCTCTGCTCCCACAGTGAGGCTGCCCCCATATGGGCCAGCACTTCACCAGTTGGTCCCTTACCctcagccagccacccaggcctcAATACCCAG GTCGCCATGGATCGGATGAAGAAGATCAAGCGGCAGCTGTCAATGACACTCCGAGGGGGCCGAGGTGTGGACAAGACCAATGGTGCCCCTGAACAGATAGGCCTGGATGAGAGTGGGGGTGGTGGCGGCAATGACCTCGGAGAGGTACCCACTCGTGCCGCTCCTGGGGAACCTCGCTCTGGACGGGGCCCTCTCAGTTCTGCACCAG AAATTGTACACGAGGACTTGAAGATGGGGTCTGATGGGGAAAGTGACCAGGCTTCAGCCACGTCCTCCGATGAGGTGCAGTCGCCAGTGAGGGTGCGCATGCGCAACCATCCCCCACGCAAGATCTCCACTGAG GACATCAACAAGCGCCTATCACTACCAGCCGACATCCGGCTGCCTGAGGGCTACCTTGAGAAGCTGACCCTCAATAGCCCCATCTTCGACAAGCCCCTCAGCCGCCGCCTCCGCCGTGTCAGCCTG TCTGAGATTGGCTTTGGGAAACTGGAGACCTACATCAAGCTAGACAAGCTGGGAGAG GGTACCTATGCCACCGTCTACAAAGGCAAAAGCAAGCTCACGGACAACCTTGTGGCACTCAAGGAGATCAGACTGGAACACGAAGAAGGGGCACCCTGCACCGCCATCCGGGAAG TGTCCCTGCTCAAGGACCTCAAACATGCCAACATCGTCACGCTACATGACATTATCCACACGGAGAAGTCCCTCACCCTTGTCTTTGAGTACCTG GACAAGGACCTGAAGCAGTACCTGGATGACTGTGGGAACGTCATCAACATGCACAACGTGAAA CTGTTCCTGTTCCAGCTGCTTCGTGGCCTGGCCTACTGCCACCGGCAGAAGGTGCTACACCGAGACCTCAAGCCCCAAAACCTGCTCATCAACGAGAGAGGAGAGCTCAAGCTGGCCGACTTTG GCCTGGCCCGGGCCAAGTCAATTCCAACGAAGACCTACTCCAATGAGGTGGTGACACTGTGGTACCGGCCCCCCGACATCCTGCTTGGGTCCACGGACTACTCTACCCAGATTGACATGTG GGGTGTGGGCTGCATCTTCTATGAGATGGCCACAGGCCGGCCCCTCTTCCCAGGCTCCACGGTGGAGGAACAGCTGCATTTCATCTTCCGTATCTTAG GAACCCCAACTGAGGAGACGTGGCCAGGCATTCTGTCCAACGAAGAATTTAAGACATACAACTACCCCAAGTATCGAGCTGAGGCCCTTTTGAGCCATGCACCCCG ATCCTCTTGTCCTTGCGGTAGACTTGACAGCGACGGGGCTGACCTCCTCACTAAGCTGCTGCAG TTTGAAGGTCGCAATCGGATCTCCGCAGAGGATGCCATGAAACATCCATTCTTCCTCAGTCTGGGGGAGCGGATCCACAAACTTCCTGACA CTACTTCCATATTTGCACTAAAGGAGATCCAGCTACAAAAGGAGGCCGGCCTTCGGTCTTCGTCAATGCCTGACTCAG GCAGGCCAGCTTTCCGCGTGGTGGACACCGAGTTCTAA
- the CDK16 gene encoding cyclin-dependent kinase 16 isoform X2, whose translation MVAGHAAKVLVAVGSILPRQLGVMWGWCRRNMPFYGRARGRISGPAVLGKPRAPSTDGYTSAAAPENACCEGLCSHSEAAPIWASTSPVGPLPSASHPGLNTQVAMDRMKKIKRQLSMTLRGGRGVDKTNGAPEQIGLDESGGGGGNDLGEVPTRAAPGEPRSGRGPLSSAPEIVHEDLKMGSDGESDQASATSSDEVQSPVRVRMRNHPPRKISTEDINKRLSLPADIRLPEGYLEKLTLNSPIFDKPLSRRLRRVSLSEIGFGKLETYIKLDKLGEGTYATVYKGKSKLTDNLVALKEIRLEHEEGAPCTAIREVSLLKDLKHANIVTLHDIIHTEKSLTLVFEYLDKDLKQYLDDCGNVINMHNVKLFLFQLLRGLAYCHRQKVLHRDLKPQNLLINERGELKLADFGLARAKSIPTKTYSNEVVTLWYRPPDILLGSTDYSTQIDMWGVGCIFYEMATGRPLFPGSTVEEQLHFIFRILGTPTEETWPGILSNEEFKTYNYPKYRAEALLSHAPRLDSDGADLLTKLLQFEGRNRISAEDAMKHPFFLSLGERIHKLPDTTSIFALKEIQLQKEAGLRSSSMPDSGRPAFRVVDTEF comes from the exons ATGGTTGCTGGGCACGCCGCGAAGGTCCTTGTGGCTGTGGGGAGCATTCTGCCTAGGCAGTTGGGGGTTATGTGGGGCTGGTGCCGGCGGAATATGCCATTCTACGGGCGTGCCCGGGGCCGTATCAGTGGCCCCGCGGTCCTGGGCAAACCCCGAGCCCCATCTACAGATGGGTACACCTCTGCCGCCGCACCTGAAAATGCCTGCTGTGAAGGCCTCTGCTCCCACAGTGAGGCTGCCCCCATATGGGCCAGCACTTCACCAGTTGGTCCCTTACCctcagccagccacccaggcctcAATACCCAG GTCGCCATGGATCGGATGAAGAAGATCAAGCGGCAGCTGTCAATGACACTCCGAGGGGGCCGAGGTGTGGACAAGACCAATGGTGCCCCTGAACAGATAGGCCTGGATGAGAGTGGGGGTGGTGGCGGCAATGACCTCGGAGAGGTACCCACTCGTGCCGCTCCTGGGGAACCTCGCTCTGGACGGGGCCCTCTCAGTTCTGCACCAG AAATTGTACACGAGGACTTGAAGATGGGGTCTGATGGGGAAAGTGACCAGGCTTCAGCCACGTCCTCCGATGAGGTGCAGTCGCCAGTGAGGGTGCGCATGCGCAACCATCCCCCACGCAAGATCTCCACTGAG GACATCAACAAGCGCCTATCACTACCAGCCGACATCCGGCTGCCTGAGGGCTACCTTGAGAAGCTGACCCTCAATAGCCCCATCTTCGACAAGCCCCTCAGCCGCCGCCTCCGCCGTGTCAGCCTG TCTGAGATTGGCTTTGGGAAACTGGAGACCTACATCAAGCTAGACAAGCTGGGAGAG GGTACCTATGCCACCGTCTACAAAGGCAAAAGCAAGCTCACGGACAACCTTGTGGCACTCAAGGAGATCAGACTGGAACACGAAGAAGGGGCACCCTGCACCGCCATCCGGGAAG TGTCCCTGCTCAAGGACCTCAAACATGCCAACATCGTCACGCTACATGACATTATCCACACGGAGAAGTCCCTCACCCTTGTCTTTGAGTACCTG GACAAGGACCTGAAGCAGTACCTGGATGACTGTGGGAACGTCATCAACATGCACAACGTGAAA CTGTTCCTGTTCCAGCTGCTTCGTGGCCTGGCCTACTGCCACCGGCAGAAGGTGCTACACCGAGACCTCAAGCCCCAAAACCTGCTCATCAACGAGAGAGGAGAGCTCAAGCTGGCCGACTTTG GCCTGGCCCGGGCCAAGTCAATTCCAACGAAGACCTACTCCAATGAGGTGGTGACACTGTGGTACCGGCCCCCCGACATCCTGCTTGGGTCCACGGACTACTCTACCCAGATTGACATGTG GGGTGTGGGCTGCATCTTCTATGAGATGGCCACAGGCCGGCCCCTCTTCCCAGGCTCCACGGTGGAGGAACAGCTGCATTTCATCTTCCGTATCTTAG GAACCCCAACTGAGGAGACGTGGCCAGGCATTCTGTCCAACGAAGAATTTAAGACATACAACTACCCCAAGTATCGAGCTGAGGCCCTTTTGAGCCATGCACCCCG ACTTGACAGCGACGGGGCTGACCTCCTCACTAAGCTGCTGCAG TTTGAAGGTCGCAATCGGATCTCCGCAGAGGATGCCATGAAACATCCATTCTTCCTCAGTCTGGGGGAGCGGATCCACAAACTTCCTGACA CTACTTCCATATTTGCACTAAAGGAGATCCAGCTACAAAAGGAGGCCGGCCTTCGGTCTTCGTCAATGCCTGACTCAG GCAGGCCAGCTTTCCGCGTGGTGGACACCGAGTTCTAA
- the CDK16 gene encoding cyclin-dependent kinase 16 isoform X4: MDRMKKIKRQLSMTLRGGRGVDKTNGAPEQIGLDESGGGGGNDLGEVPTRAAPGEPRSGRGPLSSAPEIVHEDLKMGSDGESDQASATSSDEVQSPVRVRMRNHPPRKISTEDINKRLSLPADIRLPEGYLEKLTLNSPIFDKPLSRRLRRVSLSEIGFGKLETYIKLDKLGEGTYATVYKGKSKLTDNLVALKEIRLEHEEGAPCTAIREVSLLKDLKHANIVTLHDIIHTEKSLTLVFEYLDKDLKQYLDDCGNVINMHNVKLFLFQLLRGLAYCHRQKVLHRDLKPQNLLINERGELKLADFGLARAKSIPTKTYSNEVVTLWYRPPDILLGSTDYSTQIDMWGVGCIFYEMATGRPLFPGSTVEEQLHFIFRILGTPTEETWPGILSNEEFKTYNYPKYRAEALLSHAPRSSCPCGRLDSDGADLLTKLLQFEGRNRISAEDAMKHPFFLSLGERIHKLPDTTSIFALKEIQLQKEAGLRSSSMPDSGRPAFRVVDTEF, translated from the exons ATGGATCGGATGAAGAAGATCAAGCGGCAGCTGTCAATGACACTCCGAGGGGGCCGAGGTGTGGACAAGACCAATGGTGCCCCTGAACAGATAGGCCTGGATGAGAGTGGGGGTGGTGGCGGCAATGACCTCGGAGAGGTACCCACTCGTGCCGCTCCTGGGGAACCTCGCTCTGGACGGGGCCCTCTCAGTTCTGCACCAG AAATTGTACACGAGGACTTGAAGATGGGGTCTGATGGGGAAAGTGACCAGGCTTCAGCCACGTCCTCCGATGAGGTGCAGTCGCCAGTGAGGGTGCGCATGCGCAACCATCCCCCACGCAAGATCTCCACTGAG GACATCAACAAGCGCCTATCACTACCAGCCGACATCCGGCTGCCTGAGGGCTACCTTGAGAAGCTGACCCTCAATAGCCCCATCTTCGACAAGCCCCTCAGCCGCCGCCTCCGCCGTGTCAGCCTG TCTGAGATTGGCTTTGGGAAACTGGAGACCTACATCAAGCTAGACAAGCTGGGAGAG GGTACCTATGCCACCGTCTACAAAGGCAAAAGCAAGCTCACGGACAACCTTGTGGCACTCAAGGAGATCAGACTGGAACACGAAGAAGGGGCACCCTGCACCGCCATCCGGGAAG TGTCCCTGCTCAAGGACCTCAAACATGCCAACATCGTCACGCTACATGACATTATCCACACGGAGAAGTCCCTCACCCTTGTCTTTGAGTACCTG GACAAGGACCTGAAGCAGTACCTGGATGACTGTGGGAACGTCATCAACATGCACAACGTGAAA CTGTTCCTGTTCCAGCTGCTTCGTGGCCTGGCCTACTGCCACCGGCAGAAGGTGCTACACCGAGACCTCAAGCCCCAAAACCTGCTCATCAACGAGAGAGGAGAGCTCAAGCTGGCCGACTTTG GCCTGGCCCGGGCCAAGTCAATTCCAACGAAGACCTACTCCAATGAGGTGGTGACACTGTGGTACCGGCCCCCCGACATCCTGCTTGGGTCCACGGACTACTCTACCCAGATTGACATGTG GGGTGTGGGCTGCATCTTCTATGAGATGGCCACAGGCCGGCCCCTCTTCCCAGGCTCCACGGTGGAGGAACAGCTGCATTTCATCTTCCGTATCTTAG GAACCCCAACTGAGGAGACGTGGCCAGGCATTCTGTCCAACGAAGAATTTAAGACATACAACTACCCCAAGTATCGAGCTGAGGCCCTTTTGAGCCATGCACCCCG ATCCTCTTGTCCTTGCGGTAGACTTGACAGCGACGGGGCTGACCTCCTCACTAAGCTGCTGCAG TTTGAAGGTCGCAATCGGATCTCCGCAGAGGATGCCATGAAACATCCATTCTTCCTCAGTCTGGGGGAGCGGATCCACAAACTTCCTGACA CTACTTCCATATTTGCACTAAAGGAGATCCAGCTACAAAAGGAGGCCGGCCTTCGGTCTTCGTCAATGCCTGACTCAG GCAGGCCAGCTTTCCGCGTGGTGGACACCGAGTTCTAA